In Humulus lupulus chromosome 7, drHumLupu1.1, whole genome shotgun sequence, the following are encoded in one genomic region:
- the LOC133792772 gene encoding F-box/LRR-repeat protein 3-like: MKKPKNDNENSEPSPNMTNPFDIFIEEIIFAILDRLLGDPFSKRSFSSVCKSFYFIESRHRRALKPLRSDLLPRTFHRYPSISHLDLSLCSLVDDNNLSAVSVAWKSTLRSINLSRSRAFTSVGLLALVNNCSGLVEIDLSNGTELTDSAAKVIAEARNLETLRLARCKSITDIGIGCIAVGCKKLKTLSLRWCLKITDLGVGLIAMKCKEIQSLDLSYLPITEKCLSHILQLQHLEDLILEGCHGIDDNGLSTLNHTCKSIKMINMSNCQSLSYVGLSSLTNGANSLEQLILANGPSVTADLAKCLSQFSSLRSIKLDGCLVTCSGVNSIAKWNASLVELSFSKCSGLTDECLCFLAERHKELRKLDITCCRKITRASIEGITNSCTSLTSLRMESCSQVPKEAFVLIKHCQMLEELDVTDNEIDNEGLKAISRCSKLQSLKLGICLNMTDEGLIHVGRGCSKLKELDLYRCAGVTDRGIEAIGHGCPALEMINIAYNSKITDKSLISFSKCSSLKVLEIRGCPHISSVGLSAIAMECRQLVVLDIKKCFNINDNAMHPVGKFSQNLQQINLSYCSVTDAGLLSVTRINRLRNMTILHLSGLTPNGLAAALLTCGGLTKVKLHSSFKPLLPQYIFKYMESRGCVFHWRNKAFQEEIDPKGWQLHLGRPSEAS; encoded by the exons ATGAAAAAGCCCAAAAACGACAACGAAAACAGTGAACCCAGTCCAAACATGACGAACCCTTTTGATATTTTCATCGAAGAGATCATATTCGCCATTCTCGACCGCCTACTCGGCGACCCTTTTTCCAAAAGATCGTTCTCCTCCGTCTGCAAGTCCTTCTACTTCATCGAGTCTCGTCATCGCAGAGCACTGAAGCCACTCCGCTCCGACCTCCTCCCAAGAACCTTTCACCGCTACCCTTCGATTTCCCACCTCGACCTCTCGCTCTGCTCCCTCGTCGACGACAACAATCTCAGCGCCGTTTCGGTGGCGTGGAAATCCACCCTGCGCTCCATCAATCTTTCCCGGTCTAGAGCATTTACCAGCGTTGGGTTGTTGGCTCTGGTCAATAACTGTTCGGGATTGGTCGAAATCGATTTGTCGAACGGGACTGAACTCACTGATTCGGCCGCCAAGGTCATAGCAGAAGCCCGGAACCTGGAGACTCTCCGGCTGGCGAGGTGTAAATCGATTACGGATATTGGGATTGGGTGTATAGCTGTTGGGTGTAAAAAGCTAAAGACCCTTTCTCTTAGATGGTGCTTAAAGATTACTGATTTGGGGGTTGGTTTGATAGCTATGAAGTGCAAAGAAATTCAGAGTTTGGATCTCTCTTACTTACCG ATTACTGAAAAATGCCTTTCACATATCCTGCAACTGCAACATTTGGAGGATTTGATTCTTGAAGGCTGTCATGGGATTGATGATAATGGTCTTTCAACACTCAACCATACTTGCAAGTCAATAAAG ATGATTAATATGTCAAACTGTCAGAGTCTCAGTTACGTTGGTTTATCTTCTCTTACTAATGGCGCTAATTCTTTAGAGCAGCTTATCTTAGCAAATGGCCCTTCT GTCACCGCTGATCTAGCGAAATGCCTCAGTCAATTTTCCAGTTTGCGATCAATTAAACTAGATGGTTGCTTGGTTACATGTTCTGGGGTAAATTCTATAGCAAAGTGGAATGCCTCTCTAGTTGAACTCAGCTTCAGTAAGTGCTCGGGACTTACTGATGAGTGTCTCTGCTTCCTAGCAGAAAGACATAAAGAGTTGAGAAAGCTAGACATCACTTGCTGCCGAAAGATAACTCGTGCCTCCATTGAAGGCATAACAAATTCATGTACTTCCCTTACCTCCCTAAGAATGGAGTCTTGCAGCCAGGTTCCGAAAGAAGCCTTTGTTTTGATTAAACATTGCCAAATGTTGGAGGAACTCGATGTTACGGATAATGAGATAGACAATGAAG GTTTGAAGGCCATCTCAAGATGTTCTAAACTTCAGAGTCTAAAGCTTGGAATCTGCTTAAACATGACTGATGAGGGACTGATCCATGTTGGGAGGGGTTGTTCAAAACTCAAAGAGCTTGATCTTTACAG ATGCGCGGGAGTTACTGACAGGGGCATTGAAGCAATCGGCCATGGCTGCCCTGCTCTAGAGATGATTAATATTGCTTATAACAGCAAAATCACAGACAAATCCTTGATATCCTTTTCGAAATGTTCAAGTCTGAAAGTGCTTGAGATTAGAGGATGTCCTCACATCTCCTCAGTCGGTCTATCAGCCATTGCCATGGAATGCAGGCAACTGGTGGTGCTGGACATAAAGAAGTGCTTCAACATCAATGATAATGCAATGCACCCAGTCGGTAAATTTTCACAGAACCTCCAACAG ATCAACTTGTCGTACTGTTCGGTCACAGACGCTGGCCTATTATCAGTTACCAGGATCAACCGGCTCAGAAATATGACAATCCTGCATTTGTCTGGATTGACTCCAAATGGCCTTGCTGCCGCTCTCTTAACATGCGGAGGCTTAACAAAGGTGAAACTTCATTCATCCTTTAAACCATTACTTCCTCAATACATCTTCAAGTACATGGAGTCCCGTGGCTGCGTGTTTCATTGGCGTAACAAAGCATTTCAG GAGGAAATAGATCCTAAGGGATGGCAGCTCCACTTGGGAAGGCCATCTGAAGCTTCTTAG
- the LOC133792771 gene encoding WRKY transcription factor WRKY24-like, which translates to MASSSGSLDTSANSFPNFTFSAHPFMTTSFSDLLSSGTEEEPIAAAAADDSRRGLSDRIAERTGWGVPKFKSLPPPSLPISPPSVSPSSYFAIPAGLSPAELLDSPVLLNSSNILPSPTTGRFASQVSSWKNSYGDNQQSVKQEQKNYSDFSFQTQTRPPTSSSSMFLPSHTTAQTAWTNSFQEPTKQQNEYSSGKSTTKPEFASAQSFSSEIKSNNSVQTNGGFQSEYSNNNYPQQAQALSRRSDDGYNWRKYGQKQVKGSENPRSYYKCTYPNCPTKKKVERSLDGQITEIVYKGSHNHPKPQATRRSSSSSSAAAPPAAALIQTSNLSNSEIPDQSYVSQGNGQMDSATTPENSSISIGDEDFEQSSQKTKSGGDDLDEDEPDAKRWKREGENEGISAPGSRTVREPRVVVQTTSDIDILDDGYRWRKYGQKVVKGNPNPRSYYKCTNPGCPVRKHVERASHDLRAVITTYEGKHNHEVPAARGSGGHSINRPLPSSNNNAVASIRPSAMAPHNMTNHNTNNNHLQNLRLPTSSEGQLPFTLEMLQSPGSYGFSGFGNSGTSSYMTQSQLTDNVVYTKTKEEPRDDNTFLESLLC; encoded by the exons ATGGCCTCCTCTTCCGGGAGCTTAGATACCTCTGCAAATTCATTCCCCAACTTCACTTTTTCCGCTCACCCATTTATGACCACCTCCTTCTCTGACCTACTGTCCTCCGGTACTGAGGAGGAACCCATCGCCGCCGCCGCCGCTGATGACAGCCGACGTGGGCTGTCGGATAGAATCGCCGAGCGTACTGGGTGGGGTGTCCCTAAGTTCAAGTCCCTCCCACCTCCTTCACTTCCCATATCTCCACCTTCAGTTTCTCCTTCCTCTTACTTTGCCATCCCAGCTGGGTTAAGCCCTGCTGAGCTCCTCGACTCCCCTGTTCTTCTTAACTCCTCCAAC ATTCTGCCGTCTCCAACTACTGGACGGTTTGCATCTCAGGTGTCTAGTTGGAAGAACAGTTATGGGGACAACCAGCAAAGTGTCAAACAAGAACAGAAAAACTACTCCGATTTCTCTTTCCAAACTCAAACAAGGCCTCCCACTTCATCATCGTCGATGTTTCTACCTTCACACACTACAGCTCAGACT GCATGGACTAATAGCTTCCAAGAACCAACCAAGCAACAAAATGAGTATTCCTCAGGCAAGAGTACGACCAAACCCGAATTCGCTTCGGCTCAAAGCTTCTCTTCTGAGATTAAGAGTAATAATAGTGTTCAAACAAACGGTGGTTTTCAATCAGAGTACAGTAACAATAATTACCCTCAGCAGGCTCAGGCCTTGAGCAGGAGATCGGACGATGGTTACAATTGGAGGAAATATGGTCAAAAACAAGTGAAGGGAAGCGAAAATCCGAGGAGTTATTACAAGTGCACATACCCCAATTGTCCAACTAAGAAAAAGGTCGAAAGATCTTTAGATGGGCAGATTACTGAGATTGTTTACAAGGGTAGCCATAACCATCCTAAGCCTCAGGCTACAAGGAGGTCATCTTCATCATCGTCAGCAGCAGCACCACCAGCTGCAGCTTTAATCCAAACTTCCAATTTATCAAACTCTGAAATCCCAGATCAGTCTTATGTCTCACAAGGCAACGGACAAATGGATTCAGCTACCACGCCTGAGAATTCTTCTATATCAATTGGGGATGAAGATTTTGAGCAAAGTTCTCAGAAGACCAAATCAGGGGGTGATGACTTAGATGAAGATGAACCTGATGCCAAAAGATG GAAAAGAGAAGGTGAAAATGAAGGTATTTCAGCTCCTGGTAGTAGAACAGTGAGAGAACCAAGAGTTGTAGTTCAAACAACTAGTGATATTGATATACTAGATGATGGGTACAGATGGAGAAAATATGGGCAGAAAGTTGTCAAAGGAAACCCAAATCCTAG gagCTACTACAAGTGCACAAATCCAGGATGTCCAGTAAGGAAGCACGTGGAGCGAGCTTCCCATGATCTCAGAGCAGTGATCACCACCTACGAAGGGAAGCACAACCACGAGGTCCCCGCCGCACGCGGCAGCGGCGGCCACTCCATCAACAGGCCTCTGCCAAGCAGCAACAACAATGCCGTGGCCTCCATCAGGCCATCGGCCATGGCGCCACACAACATGACTAACCATAACACTAACAACAATCATCTTCAGAATCTGAGGCTGCCCACATCTTCAGAAGGGCAATTGCCTTTCACTCTGGAGATGTTGCAGAGCCCAGGGAGTTATGGGTTCTCAGGGTTTGGGAACTCGGGAACGAGTTCGTACATGACTCAGTCTCAACTCACAGACAATGTCGTGTATACTAAAACCAAAGAAGAGCCCAGAGATGACAACACGTTTCTTGAATCTTTACTATGCTGA